DNA from Mesotoga sp. Brook.08.105.5.1:
ATCGATCTCCACAGAGTCTTTGATTCTGTTCCAAAGCTCTTCGATACCGGTGATTCGGAAGTTCAAGATGTCTGAATTGCCGTTTCTTTTCAATCCCGGAGTTTCGATTATCCCAAAGCCGGCCGTTCCATCGAGTTTATAGGACTGCCACCTGGCGTGGTGGGCGCTGAAGAGTTTAGAGGTATGAGGATAGAGGTATGAAGAACCCAGAATCATCATCCCACTCCTGATTTTTGGCCTCAACCAAGAAGAACAGATCCTCGCTCTGGAAGATTCAGAGAAGAACTAGTCTCTGGTGAGTAGCCCAGGGGGATTTCACCCCCAGGCTCTCTCAGAACCGGACTTGAACCTCTCGATTCATCCGGCTCCCATTATCCAGCCATATAGAATATCCCCATTGTCCAGTGTACAAATAGATGAGGCTCTCTGCGAGCAAGAGCTTCTAGCCATTTACCCGCTTTTGTAAGACCTCTCCTTTTCTTGTACTTG
Protein-coding regions in this window:
- a CDS encoding VOC family protein, encoding MILGSSYLYPHTSKLFSAHHARWQSYKLDGTAGFGIIETPGLKRNGNSDILNFRITGIEELWNRIKDSVEIDTPLETTPYGILKFVIKDPEGFRIGFVEKKA